Proteins encoded in a region of the Globicephala melas chromosome 1, mGloMel1.2, whole genome shotgun sequence genome:
- the LOC115860405 gene encoding LOW QUALITY PROTEIN: heat shock 70 kDa protein 12B-like (The sequence of the model RefSeq protein was modified relative to this genomic sequence to represent the inferred CDS: inserted 1 base in 1 codon), with protein MLAVPEMGLQGLYSGSSPEQSPVPSPPGSPRTQESCGIAPLTPSQSPKPEARAPQQASFSVVVAIDFGTTSSSYAFSFASDPEAIHMMREQELRMKWEGGDPGAAHQKTPTCLLLTPEGAFHSSGYTARDYYHNLDPEEARDWLYXEKFKMKIHSATDLTLKTQLEAVNGKKMPALEVFAHALRFFKEHALQELRDQCPSLPEKDTVRWVLTVPAIWKQPAKQFMREAAYLAGLVSREDAEQLLIALEPEAASVYCRKLRLHQLVDLSSRAPGSECLGESHSIDPSFRQAREQLRRSRHSRTFLVESGVGELWAEMQAGDRYVVADCGGGTVDLTVHQLEQPHGTLKELYKASGGPCGAVGVDLAFEQLLGRIFGEDFISTFKTQRPAAWVDLTIAFEACKRTAGPHRAGALNISLPFSFIDFYRKQRGHNVETALRRSSVNFVKWSSQGMLRMSCEAMNDLFQRTVSGIIQHIEALLARPEVQGVKLLFLVGSFSESAVLQHAVQAALGARGLRVVVPHDVGLTILKRAVLFGQAPGVVRVRRSPLTYGVEVLNRFVAGRHPPDKLLVRGGRRWCTDVFERFVAAEQSVALGEDVLRSYCPARPGQRCVLINLYCCAAQDARPGLRKCGELSLELEPAEGGPHAAGAPPSRREIRTAMQFGDTEIKVTAVDVSTNRSVRAAIDFLSN; from the exons ATGCTGGCTGTCCCGGAGATGGGCCTGCAGGGGCTGTACAGCGGCTCCAGCCCAGAGCAGTCTCCAGTGCCCAGCCCACCCGGCTCCCCAAGGACCCAGGAAAGCTGTGGCATTGCCCCCCTCACACCTTCACAGTCTCCAAAGCCTGAGGCCCGAGCCCCCCAGCAGGCCTCCTTCTCTGTGGTAGTGGCCATCGACTTCGGCACCACATCCAGTAGCTATGCCTTCAGCTTTGCCAGTGACCCTGAGGCCATCCACATGATGAGGGAGCAGGAGCTGAGGAT GAAATGGGAGGGCGGGGACCCAGGTGCGGCCCACCAGAAGACCCCCACCTGCCTGCTGCTGACCCCAGAGGGTGCCTTTCACAGTTCTGGCTATACAGCCCGTGATTACTACCACAATCTGGACCCTGAGGAGGCTCGTGACTGGCTCT TTGAGAAGTTCAAGATGAAGATCCACAGTGCCACTGATCTCACCTTGAAGACCCAGCTAGAAGcggtaaatggaaagaaaatgcctGCCCTGGAGGTGTTCGCCCATGCCTTGCGCTTCTTCAAGGAGCATGCCCTTCAGGAGCTGAGGGACCAGTGCCCATCGCTGCCAGAGAAGGACACTGTGCGCTGGGTGTTGACAGTGCCTGCCATCTGGAAACAGCCAGCTAAGCAGTTCATGCGAGAGGCTGCCTACTTGGCCGGACTGGTGTCAAGAGAGGATGCAGAGCAATTACTCATCGCCCTGGAACCTGAGGCCGCCTCTGTCTACTGCCGCAAGCTGCGTCTGCACCAGCTCGTGGACCTGAGCAGCCGAGCTCCAGGCAGTGAGTGCCTGGGCGAGAGCCACTCCATTGATCCCAGCTTCCGTCAGGCCCGAGAACAGCTTCGAAGGTCCCGCCACAGCCGCACGTTCCTGGTGGAATCGGGTGTCGGAGAACTGTGGGCTGAGATGCAAGCAGGAGACCGCTACGTGGTGGCAGACTGTGGGGGAGGCACGGTGGACCTTACCGTGCATCAGTTGGAGCAGCCCCATGGCACCCTCAAGGAGCTCTACAAGGCATCTGGTGGCCCCTGTGGCGCGGTGGGCGTGGACCTGGCCTTCGAGCAGCTGCTGGGCCGCATCTTCGGCGAGGACTTCATCAGCACCTTCAAAACGCAACGCCCAGCAGCCTGGGTGGATCTGACTATAGCCTTCGAGGCCTGCAAACGCACCGCAGGCCCACACCGTGCGGGGGCGCTCAACATCTCGCTGCCCTTCTCGTTTATTGACTTCTACCGCAAGCAGCGAGGCCACAACGTGGAGACAGCCCTGCGCAGGAGCAGCGTGAACTTCGTGAAGTGGTCCTCACAGGGGATGCTCAGGATGTCTTGTGAGGCCATGAACGACCTCTTTCAGCGCACGGTCAGCGGGATCATCCAGCACATAG AGGCGCTGCTGGCGCGCCCCGAAGTGCAGGGCGTGAAGCTGCTGTTCCTGGTGGGCAGCTTCTCAGAGTCGGCAGTGCTGCAGCACGCGGTGCAGGCAGCACTGGGCGCCCGCGGCCTCCGCGTGGTGGTTCCGCACGACGTGGGCCTCACCATCCTAAAGCGCGCGGTGCTCTTCGGGCAGGCTCCGGGCGTGGTTCGGGTGCGCCGCTCGCCGCTCACGTACGGCGTGGAAGTGCTCAACCGCTTCGTGGCTGGGCGCCACCCGCCCGACAAGCTGCTGGTTCGCGGCGGCCGCCGCTGGTGCACCGACGTGTTCGAGCGCTTCGTGGCCGCCGAGCAGTCGGTGGCCCTGGGCGAGGACGTGCTGCGCAGCTACTGCCCGGCGCGCCCAGGCCAGCGGTGCGTGCTCATCAACCTGTACTGCTGCGCCGCCCAGGACGCGCGCCCGGGCTTGCGCAAGTGCGGCGAGCTCAGTCTAGAGCTCGAGCCCGCCGAGGGAGGCCCCCATGCCGCTGGCGCGCCCCCTAGCCGCCGCGAGATCCGTACGGCCATGCAGTTTGGCGACACCGAGATTAAGGTCACTGCCGTCGACGTCAGCACCAATCGATCCGTGCGCGCCGCCATCGACTTTCTTTCCAATTGA